One genomic region from Lycorma delicatula isolate Av1 chromosome 1, ASM4794821v1, whole genome shotgun sequence encodes:
- the slx1 gene encoding structure-specific endonuclease subunit SLX1, translated as MDLDEALGEVEEEDDITLSKYKKGNFFGVYMLHCLNPKYKAKVYIGFTTNPKRRLMQHNKGKWAGGAKKTNCKGPWEMVVIVHQFPNKISALAFEWAWQHPEKSRRMRNFEQRRFRESQFNYYCRALQELLSVGPWNKLPLEMSWLNDDYMKNIIDRVPKHMPWQVNTATFSLNLSGKTYKNYEKINTKRGQVFISEQYIMCPLCMNIIIRNEKMLCINKKCEQVFHITCLAECFSEEGSLLPVEGTCPNCKEKMLWGDLVRNRENLLKQFLPEIM; from the exons ATGGATCTGG atgaagcTCTTGGAGAAGTGGAAGAAGAAGATGATATAActctttctaaatataaaaaaggaaacttttttgGAGTTTACATGTTACACTGTTTAAATCCTAAATACAAAGCCAAAGTCTATATTGGATTTACTACCAATCCAAAGAGGCGATTGATGCAGCATAACAAAGGGAAATGGGCTGGTGgtgctaaaaaaacaaattgtaaaggCCCTTG ggagATGGTGGTTATAGTACATCAATTTCCAAACAAAATATCAGCACTGGCT ttTGAATGGGCTTGGCAGCATCCAGAAAAGTCCAGGAGAATGCGAAATTTTGAACAAAGACGTTTTAGAGAGTCACAGTTCAATTACTATTGTCGGGCTCTTCAAGAACTGTTATCTGTTGGTCCATGGAACAAACTTCCTCTTGAAATGTCTTGGCTTAATGATGATTATATGAAAAACATA ATAGATCGTGTTCCTAAACACATGCCATGGCAAGTAAACACAgcaacattttctttgaatcttagTGGTAAAACCTACAAAAACTatgaaaagataaatacaaaaagagGACAAGTCTTTATCTCAGAACAATATATTATGTGCCCATTatgtatgaatattataatacGTAATGAGAAGATGCTTTGTATCAATAAAAAGTGTGAGCAAGTTTTTCATATTACCTGTCTAGCAGAATGTTTCTCTGAAGAGGGTTCACTTTTACCTGTTGAAGGAACATGCCccaattgtaaagaaaaaatgttatgggGTGATCTAGTTCGTAACagagaaaatttacttaaacaatttttgccAGAAATTATGTGA